Proteins found in one Phoenix dactylifera cultivar Barhee BC4 unplaced genomic scaffold, palm_55x_up_171113_PBpolish2nd_filt_p 002669F, whole genome shotgun sequence genomic segment:
- the LOC120109749 gene encoding LOW QUALITY PROTEIN: BEL1-like homeodomain protein 2 (The sequence of the model RefSeq protein was modified relative to this genomic sequence to represent the inferred CDS: inserted 2 bases in 2 codons; deleted 3 bases in 3 codons) produces the protein MQLFLMNPTLPPPLLLQQQQQRSPSPPPPAPPPLTATTXHHHQAFQSFGEASFSGGVVESQGLSLSLSSSLQQFEMPKAEELRIRDGVLYNFNNQAQQQYHHLQGQAHGQLVHMGYGTMGAVNVLRNSRYARAVRELLEEFCSIGRGQLKGSRIGRNRGSSSNPNPSPWGGGGVSSSVAGSSSSSKDLPPLSPADRFEHQRKKAKLISMLDEVDRRYNNYCDQMQMVVNSFDSVMGFGAASPYTALAQKAMSRHFRCLKDAIAAQLKQTCELSAEKEAGSSSGLTKGETPRLRLVDQSLRQQKAFQQMGMMEQEAWRPQRGLPERSVNVLRAWLFEHFLHPYPSDADXHLLARQTGLSRNQVSNWFINARVRLWKPMVEEM, from the exons ATGCAGCTGTTTCTAATGAATCCGACGCTGCCGCCACCGCTGCtgctgcagcagcagcagcaaaggTCTCCATCTCCACCACCACCAGCTCCCCCTCCACTCaccgccacca accaccaccaccaagcCTTCCAGTCCTTCGGCGAGGCATCATTCAGCGGGGGTGTGGTGGAGAGCCAGGGTCTATCATTATCGCTATCATCATCACTGCAGCAATTCGAGATGCCGAAAGCCGAGGAGCTGAGGATTCGAGATGGGGTGCTGTATAACTTCAACAATCAAGCACAACAGCAGTACCACCACTTACAAGGTCAGGCTCACGGCCAGCTGGTGCACATGGGGTACGGGACGATGGGAGCGGTAAATGTGCTCAGGAACTCCAGGTATGCGAGGGCGGTTCGGGAGCTCTTGGAAGAGTTCTGCAGCATTGGAAGGGGCCAATTGAAGGGGAGTAGGATAGGGAGAAATCGCGGCAGCTCttcaaaccctaaccctagcccaTGG GGTGGGGGAGGCGTTTCTAGCTCCGTCGCCGggtcctcttcatcttctaagGACCTCCCTCCTTTGTCTCCTGCTGATAGGTTTGAGCACCAGAGGAAGAAGGCCAAGCTCATCTCCATGCTTGATGAG GTCGACAGAAGATACAACAATTACTGTGACCAGATGCAGATGGTGGTGAACTCCTTCGACTCAGTCATGGGGTTTGGGGCTGCGTCACCATACACTGCACTTGCCCAGAAGGCCATGTCGCGCCATTTCCGGTGTCTCAAGGATGCAATTGCTGCACAATTGAAGCAGACATGCGAGCTCTCGGCCGAGAAGGAAGCTGGGAGCAGCTCAGGCCTGACCAAGGGGGAG ACCCCAAGGCTTCGGTTGGTAGACCAAAGCCTACGGCAA CAAAAAGCTTTCCAGCAGATGGGCATGATGGAACAGGAGGCTTGGAGGCCTCAGCGCGGCCTACCGGAACGCTCAGTGAATGTTCTGAGAGCTTGGCTTTTTGAGCATTTTCTTCACCC GTACCCAAGTGACGCAG AGCATCTGTTGGCAAGGCAGACAGGTTTATCAAGAAACCAG GTCTCCAACTGGTTTATTAATGCCAGGGTCAGACTATGGAAGCCCATGGTGGAGGAGATGTAA